The proteins below are encoded in one region of Naumovozyma castellii chromosome 6, complete genome:
- the IPK1 gene encoding inositol pentakisphosphate 2-kinase (ancestral locus Anc_5.342) has translation MKVYGKGNANVVLGKDGEDDEWLFRVCTRHMSSLRQLNEYTRMNYRFICDVVVPLAGEALVCEMKLGTLAYKDVMQFVNVNVKGKEKHVEEDEVIAIRIRNLSMAEEGKTVYDSHQLKIVVNEENGEVAMELKPKWIFNPPDLQYCRNCMLNKYKKRGEKDTKLCFACYKNNCYDWVQTLLQDTKNQLPCQFKDWMVQYFSPRQDNVLTKVYNIQEQLYDISPALAQLESERDVTTELMLLMILRDVTVMIHWQELFPVPTVKIVDLDLKPRDKWRHWRETAELLDNYHHQHLNDSYNLPSSSG, from the coding sequence ATGAAAGTATACGGAAAGGGGAACGCAAACGTGGTCCTCGGGAAGGATGGTGAGGATGATGAGTGGCTTTTCAGGGTCTGTACTCGACATATGTCGTCGTTACGCCAGTTGAATGAGTATACGCGGATGAATTATAGGTTCATTTGCGATGTGGTGGTACCGTTGGCTGGAGAGGCTCTTGTCTGTGAGATGAAGCTGGGGACTCTTGCCTATAAGGATGTGATGCAGTTTGTTAATGTGAATGTTAAGGGAAAGGAGAAGCATGTCGAAGAGGATGAAGTGATAGCGATTAGAATACGGAATTTGTCAATGGCTGAAGAGGGGAAGACGGTATATGACAGTCACCAATTGAAGATTGTGGTTAATGAGGAGAATGGAGAGGTTGCAATGGAATTGAAACCCAAATGGATATTCAATCCTCCAGATTTGCAATATTGTAGGAATTGCATGTTGAACAAGTATAAGAAGCGTGGAGAGAAGGATACGAAGCTATGTTTTGCCTGTTATAAGAACAATTGTTACGATTGGGTTCAGACTCTACTGCAAGATACGAAGAATCAATTACCTTGCCAATTCAAAGATTGGATGGTTCAATACTTTAGTCCGCGGCAAGACAATGTATTGACCAAAGTGTACAATATACAGGAACAATTATACGATATCAGTCCGGCATTGGCCCAGTTAGAGTCTGAGCGTGATGTGACCACAGAATTGATGCTACTCATGATTTTGCGAGATGTAACTGTGATGATACATTGGCAAGAACTATTTCCGGTCCCCACCGTGAAGATCGTGGATTTGGACTTGAAGCCCAGAGACAAGTGGCGCCACTGGCGTGAAACGGCAGAGTTGCTAGACAACTACCACCACCAGCATCTCAACGACTCTTATAACCTCCCATCTTCATCGGGATAA
- the OMS1 gene encoding putative RNA methyltransferase (ancestral locus Anc_5.344), with amino-acid sequence MLVRRCVTLGLTKGWSRPFSSTLMWKAPRVTKDQERAKKRYEEMLASPYRLIRWGAVVRSEEFSKGMTKWLIVAYIAFLVYGVDFMKKLYAKDKELEKLLEKPNKNEWETLRVKELQGKLRTRDVSKLKQYAALKEEQPDLENFDGIVLENNDENKLNEMILPARDTTDFYEHKADEYDKSISFEERMIGLGKRRKWVMKHCHGDVLEVSCGTGRNIKYLNPEKINSITFLDSSEKMVEITEKKFKDKFGFFKKVAFVVGYAENLVDLAKTNNKGKEGEDIRVKYDTIVETFGLCSHEDPVKALNNFVTLLKPGGRIILLEHGRGTYDFINKILDRRAEKRLATWGCRWNLDLGEILDDSDLEIVEEKRVHLGTTWCIVAKRKGDVKKKEEIAFMEKYVGSTLKSKLESSQSNIK; translated from the coding sequence ATGCTAGTCAGAAGATGTGTAACGCTGGGTCTCACCAAGGGATGGTCGAGACCGTTCTCTTCCACTCTCATGTGGAAGGCACCACGGGTGACTAAGGATCAAGAACGTGCTAAGAAAAGATACGAAGAAATGTTGGCTTCTCCCTACAGGTTGATTCGTTGGGGGGCCGTTGTAAGGTCGGAGGAGTTTTCTAAGGGGATGACGAAGTGGTTGATTGTGGCTTATATTGCTTTCTTGGTTTATGGTGTGGATTtcatgaagaaattgtaTGCCAAGGATaaggaattggaaaagttgTTAGAGAAACCAAATAAGAATGAATGGGAAACACTTAGGGTGAAGGAGTTGCAAGGGAAGTTGAGGACTAGAGATGTGAGTAAATTGAAGCAGTATGCTGCTTTGAAAGAGGAACAACCTGATTTAGAGAATTTTGATGGAATTGTCCTGGagaataatgatgaaaataaattgaatgaaatgaTATTACCTGCTAGAGACACTACAGATTTCTATGAACATAAGGCCGATGAATATGATAAGAGTATCTCGTTCGAAGAAAGGATGATCGGGTTGggcaagagaagaaaatgggTCATGAAACATTGTCACGGTGATGTTCTTGAGGTTTCATGTGGTACAGgaagaaatatcaaatacTTGAATCCAGAGAAGATAAATTCCATCACGTTTTTAGATTCCTCGGAGAAGATGGTAGAAATTACAGAGAAGAAGTTCAAGGATAAATTTGGGTTCTTCAAGAAAGTGGCCTTTGTTGTTGGTTATGCTGAAAACTTGGTCGATTTGGccaaaacaaataataaggGAAAGGAGGGGGAAGATATAAGAGTGAAGTACGATACAATAGTGGAAACGTTTGGTCTCTGCTCGCATGAGGACCCTGTGAAGGCATTGAACAACTTTGTCACGTTGTTAAAGCCAGGTGGAAGGATTATCCTATTAGAGCACGGTCGAGGTACCTACGATTTCATTAACAAGATCTTGGACCGCAGGGCAGAGAAGAGATTAGCCACCTGGGGTTGTAGATGGAACTTGGACCTGGGCGAGATCCTGGACGACTCTGACTTGGAGATTGTGGAAGAGAAGCGTGTCCACTTGGGAACCACTTGGTGCATTGTGGCGAAGCGCAAGGGAGACGTCAAGAAGAAGGAGGAGATCGCCTTCATGGAGAAATACGTAGGATCCACGCTGAAGAGCAAGCTGGAGTCAAGCCAGAGTAACATTAAATAG
- the NCAS0F02840 gene encoding cyclin family protein (ancestral locus Anc_5.347): MEQVTPITKEDVKNQLLTDKKFRSTLNSNCIYQTPPYEPTQHNHNISGKISSPSSPSSSNKLFIINIASFLSTTSKDYSTPTIPNDFKSTLPFLNEIIKRSKSNKKIVLLATFYFHRLHSNIKNTSADSAGKIPDFAHSIKRTFLNCLILAHKFSNDITFSMKTWSLITGLQPKNISTMERWCLKKLNFQLFVSNEQLLSWETETFLKNNSSSIGRKKHSLSNDFPPDENFKGYM; the protein is encoded by the coding sequence ATGGAACAAGTTACTCCCATCACTAAGGAAGATGTCAAGAATCAACTTCTCACTGATAAGAAATTTCGCTCTACCCTTAATTCAAACTGCATTTACCAAACTCCCCCTTATGAACCCACACAACATAATCATAACATAAGTGGGAAAATATCATCGCCTTcatcaccttcttcttcaaataaattattcattatcaatatcGCATCATTTTTATCAACTACATCTAAGGATTATTCAACTCCAACTATTCCAAACGACTTTAAATCAACCTTACCATTCCTAAATGAGATAATCAAGagatcaaaatcaaataaaaaaattgtattATTGGCCACTTTCTATTTCCATAGATTGCATTCTAATATCAAAAATACTAGTGCTGATTCAGCAGGAAAAATCCCAGATTTTGCTCATTCTATTAAGAGAACTTTTTTAAATTGCTTAATATTAGCCCATaagttttcaaatgatattacATTCTCTATGAAGACTTGGTCTCTTATTACTGGTTTACAACCAAAGAATATTTCCACTATGGAAAGGTGGTGTTTAAAGAAACTCAACTTCCAGTTGTTCGTTAGCAATGAACAATTACTGAGTTGGGAAACGGAAacttttttgaagaataattcttcttctatcGGGAGGAAGAAACATTCATTATCCAATGATTTCCCCCctgatgaaaattttaaagGTTACATGTAA
- the MCM21 gene encoding Mcm21p (ancestral locus Anc_5.349) translates to MTEIVDLEQDIAALKSEVQALTKKRDELKSKPKLKPRSSSTSDPIVNEITDLITQFPQLNEILLSKPSVTESSRSTSNEEESDKKRKLDNEKIQAFQDAKKSKLNNENDDLPEHEWVLKNQRPVEHKMFDTSVADVLNTEMLSSPSKRRLILKNGQDEMEENKHLQKEYRLLENVFRIVGISFFDAVDPNDLESDMIGIRLDPFNQPSKVYYIILKKEAKNNREGLWTIIKHTIPKYINVTNTFGESKRETWRTMIKIENHDDIYLLAKEVYVKLLLLSPS, encoded by the coding sequence ATGACCGAGATAGTTGATTTGGAACAAGATATTGCTGCACTCAAATCCGAAGTTCAAGCACTCACTAAGAAGAGggatgaattgaaatcgAAGCCCAAACTCAAACCAAGATCCTCCTCCACCTCAGATCCCATTGTGAACGAAATTACGGATTTGATAACGCAATTCCCACAGTTAAATGAAATCTTATTAAGTAAACCATCAGTCACAGAATCGTCACGATCAActtcaaatgaagaagaaagtgataagaaaaggaagttggataatgaaaagattcAGGCATTTCAAGACGCTAAGAAATCCAAgttgaataatgaaaatgatgatttacCTGAGCATGAATGGGTATTAAAAAATCAGCGTCCAGTGGAACACAAGATGTTTGACACTAGTGTAGCTGATGTTCTAAATACAGAAATGCTTTCTTCCCCATCCAAGAGAAGATTGATCTTAAAAAACGGTCAAGATGAAATGGAGGAAAACAAACATTTACAAAAAGAGTATAGATTGTTAGAAAATGTCTTTAGAATTGTTGGTATTAGTTTCTTTGATGCTGTTGACCCtaatgatttggaatctGACATGATTGGAATACGGCTAGATCCATTCAATCAGCCATCAAAGGTTTACTATATAATCCTGAAGAAGGAAGCAAAAAACAACAGAGAAGGTCTTTGGACCATCATTAAACATACGATTcccaaatatattaatgtAACGAATACTTTTGGAGAATCTAAAAGGGAAACATGGAGGACAATgattaaaattgaaaatcaTGACGATATCTATTTATTAGCCAAAGAAGTATAtgtaaaattattattattatcaccATCATGA
- the YFT2 gene encoding Yft2p (ancestral locus Anc_5.350) produces MRAYFKWPNVCLVYPTILVLGTIINTIVREETLDRQKHEYYILSSKNILNRVFAYNGNLIWAMLFGMMAYFQVWIRIRTQDLLPRDAQIINRQRLQRLIKQYIVKFVLKYLLLFITFLFIDGLFLFTGGQCTYGLGIWSAEKCKNEGGHWEGGFDISGHFCFLMNVSLILWCELSILERYLRDEELEMETIITNYSVLLKCILYLWMSMLCVTAIYYHTLLEKILGCLLGYCCPLIMYWLIPNHYKLNHILYS; encoded by the coding sequence ATGAGGGCCTATTTCAAATGGCCAAACGTTTGTCTCGTATATCCGACAATCCTGGTTTTAGGTACCATAATCAACACAATCGTTAGGGAAGAAACTTTGGATCGCCAAAAACATGAATATTACATCCTTAGTTCGAAGAACATATTGAATAGAGTATTTGCTTATAATGGGAACCTAATATGGGCCATGCTGTTTGGCATGATGGCATATTTTCAGGTATGGATAAGGATACGAACGCAAGATTTATTACCGAGAGATGCACAAATAATTAATCGACAGAGATTACAACGCTTAATTAAGCAATACATTGTTAAATTCgtcttgaaatatttattattattcattacatttttatttattgatggGTTATTCCTATTTACTGGTGGACAATGTACATATGGGTTGGGGATATGGTCAGCTGAAAAATGTAAAAATGAAGGTGGTCATTGGGAAGGTGGATTCGATATTAGTGGGCATTTTTGCTTCTTAATGAACGTTAGTTTAATACTGTGGTGTGAGTTATCCATCCTGGAAAGATACTTAAGggatgaagaattagaaatgGAAACCATAATCACTAACTACTCAGTACTTCTAAAATGCATCTTGTATCTTTGGATGTCTATGCTTTGCGTTACCGCCATTTATTATCATACATTACTAGAAAAAATTCTGGGATGTCTTCTTGGATATTGTTGTCCCTTGATAATGTATTGGCTGATACCGAACCACTATAAATTAAACCATATATTGTATTCATGA
- the SWA2 gene encoding auxilin-like protein SWA2 (ancestral locus Anc_5.352) has translation MSDPFADLLTSFKNGKDNAKSEPTKSNISATQKPASASPNISQLSITPLVPSPSPNVSIHDDFDDLFGVSLGQNGTNTIVPKQTVKTETDDIDAAFNVFQATPSQSIKPEASAPNDIDRDEEEYVVDEVKDMEVARLMSLGLSIDEANDHYDKGILYENLLAKMKQNQRQKERRKVETQPTKRNSNPPSANNRLNDRFDNTYANIRDSRTRGGDLFSMATDFLYKGKEFVDQLIAYPEENNRLLNYRDEGAQQGFSYNPISPSRPQNSLSRIDSSSSSFEDADTPLGGSSLQNQQLPDDSSSSILYTSRRDKKNAAAIQKDTKQDILLDDFNSTANGSQSPSISSSSKINTVGTPSTTLLDFDDDSSFNASNTPFVNGNNNINNNVNSSLPVIPISHIELSGYAEFRNRGTQYFKNGDYVSSFQEYEKSLNTLPVNHPLRIIAYSNIIASELKIGEYSKSLKNSSSALEMFPDDTAQWTAVIQDSDPQRTYKDIWPKVKLRQAEALEHIESFKAALSSYQELIEKGFANDKIMDGKRRCQKVLNPTPPPVVKTPRISTPKQSPSPVPRKATSNSKDAVYESVERLKKENATSQEVEKQKLALYDKVFAKVETWKNRKDTDIRHLLANLSIVLTWCDWKPVAASDLVMPKKVKITYMKAVAKTHPDKVPESLELENKMIAENVFSVLSVAWDKFKIENNMS, from the coding sequence ATGTCAGACCCATTTGCCGACCTTTTGACCTCATTCAAAAACGGTAAGGATAATGCCAAGAGTGAACCAACAAAATCTAACATATCTGCCACCCAAAAACCAGCCAGCGCTTCTCCTAATATATCGCAGTTATCTATAACACCATTAGTTCCAAGTCCGTCCCCCAATGTATCAATTcatgatgattttgatgacCTTTTTGGAGTATCCTTAGGTCAAAATGGAACCAATACGATTGTTCCCAAGCAAACCGTGAAGACAGAAACTGATGACATCGACGCTGCATTTAATGTGTTTCAGGCTACACCAAGTCAATCAATAAAACCTGAAGCATCTGCTCCTAACGATATAGACAGagatgaggaagaataTGTTGTAGATGAGGTAAAAGATATGGAAGTTGCCAGGTTAATGTCCTTGGGACTTTCAATCGATGAGGCTAACGATCACTATGATAAGGGAATATTATATGAAAATTTGTTGGCTAAGATGAAACAAAACCAAAGACAGAAAGAGAGAAGGAAAGTTGAAACCCAACCAACAAAGAGGAATTCCAACCCACCATCTGCGAATAATAGATTAAACGACAGATTCGATAATACTTATGCAAACATCCGTGATTCAAGAACACGAGGTGGTGACCTATTTTCAATGGCAACtgattttctttataaGGGAAAAGAATTTGTAGATCAATTAATTGCATATCCAGAGGAAAATAATCGATTGTTGAATTACAGAGACGAAGGGGCCCAACAAGGATTTTCCTACAATCCAATATCTCCTTCTAGACCTCAAAACTCTCTGAGTAGGATAGATTCATCTAGTTCTTCCTTTGAAGATGCTGATACTCCTCTAGGTGGCTCTTCCCTACAGAATCAACAGCTACCTGATGATAGTTCATCGTCCATCTTATACACATCTAGAAGAGACAAGAAAAATGCTGCTGCAATACAGAAAGACACCAAACAAGATATTCTTTTAGATGACTTTAATTCAACTGCAAATGGTTCACAATCCCCATCCATatcctcatcatctaaAATCAATACTGTTGGCACCCCCAGCACCACTTTGCTAGACTTTGACGATGATTCTAGTTTTAATGCTTCAAACACCCCTTTCGTaaatggtaataataacattaataataatgttaaCTCTTCTTTACCGGTCATTCCAATATCACATATAGAGTTATCCGGGTATGCCGAGTTCAGGAATCGTGGTACtcaatatttcaaaaatggagATTATGTTTCCTCTTTCCAAGAATATGAGAAATCCTTGAACACATTACCAGTGAACCACCCCTTAAGAATAATTGCGTACTCCAACATTATCGCAtcagaattgaaaatagGTGAATATTCCAAGTCGTTAAAAAATTCAAGTTCTGCATTGGAAATGTTCCCCGATGACACTGCACAATGGACTGCTGTAATCCAGGATAGTGATCCACAGAGAACATATAAGGATATATGGCCCAAAGTGAAGTTGAGGCAAGCTGAGGCGCTAGAACATATTGAGAGTTTCAAGGCTGCACTATCTTCATATCAAGAATTGATTGAGAAGGGATTCGCAAATGACAAGATCATGGATGGGAAAAGAAGATGCCAGAAGGTCTTGAATCCAACGCCCCCTCCTGTGGTGAAGACACCTCGTATTTCTACACCAAAACAATCCCCCTCACCTGTGCCTAGGAAAGCcacttcaaattcaaaggATGCAGTATATGAATCTGTAgaaagattgaagaaagaaaacgCTACTTCTCAAGAGGTGGAGAAACAGAAATTGGCATTATATGACAAAGTATTTGCCAAAGTTGAAACCTGGAAGAATCGAAAAGATACAGATATTCGTCATTTACTTGCAAACctttcaattgttttgaCGTGGTGTGATTGGAAGCCAGTAGCAGCTTCTGATCTAGTTATGCCCAAGAAAGTGAAAATTACTTATATGAAGGCAGTTGCAAAGACTCATCCTGATAAGGTTCCTGAATCTTTGGAATTAGAGAACAAAATGATTGCCGAGAACGTTTTTAGTGTACTAAGTGTGGCCTGGGATAAATTTAAGATTGAGAATAATATGAGTTGA
- the DAD4 gene encoding Dad4p (ancestral locus Anc_5.354) → MENPYEQVQSNILSRIIRNVERLNQSVSTLNQELEIINKKNKSLEIMGQVSENYHNSMQFNLEATGNKKQPI, encoded by the coding sequence ATGGAGAACCCCTATGAACAAGTACAGAGTAATATTTTGTCACGAATTATAAGGAACGTGGAACGATTGAACCAGAGCGTGAGCACTTTGAACCAGGAGCTGGAGATCAtaaacaagaagaacaagagcTTGGAAATAATGGGCCAAGTATCTGAGAATTACCATAATAGTATGCAATTCAATTTGGAGGCCACAGGAAACAAGAAACAACCTATTTAA
- the ASP1 gene encoding asparaginase ASP1 (ancestral locus Anc_5.356), protein MPNDSVAITTICPDVENSQFTLQSNNPDVSPVQMEEAILTIAASQHRSLPRIKILGTGGTIASKGADSSQTAGYHVDLSIQDMLDAIPDISRICEIEYEQLCNVDSKNIDESLLFKIYKGVSESLQSFDGIVITHGTDTLSETAFFIESTIDAGDVPIVFVGSMRPSTSVSADGPMNLYQAICIASDPKSRGRSVLVSLNDQISAGYYITKTNANSLDSFNVRQGYLGNFVNNEIHYYYPPVKPQGCHKFKLKNKTDEASDFHLPMVCILYGHQSITSKLLELVQDHYDGIVIATMGAGSMPDKVNKICLQCKIPIVYSKRSMDGMIPVANLPTPEEGKESNIVASGYLNPEKSRILLQLCLAQDYSIGEIRHVFRGVYGGA, encoded by the coding sequence ATGCCAAACGACTCAGTAGCCATAACAACCATTTGTCCTGACGTCGAGAACTCACAATTCACGTTGCAAAGCAATAATCCAGATGTGTCGCCAGTCCAAATGGAAGAAGCTATATTGACCATTGCTGCATCCCAGCATCGCTCTCTTCCtagaattaaaatattgGGTACAGGTGGTACTATTGCTTCCAAGGGAGCTGATTCTTCACAAACAGCCGGATATCACGTCGATCTGTCCATTCAAGATATGCTTGATGCAATTCCGGACATCTCACGTATTtgtgaaattgaatatgaaCAATTGTGTAATGTTGATTCCAAAAACATTGATGAATCTTTATTGTTCAAGATATATAAGGGCGTCTCAGAATCTCTACAAAGTTTTGATGGTATTGTAATTACTCATGGAACAGACACTCTTTCGGAAACCGCATTCTTCATAGAGAGCACTATTGATGCTGGCGACGTTCCAATTGTCTTCGTCGGTTCTATGAGACCATCTACCAGTGTTTCTGCAGATGGACCCATGAATCTATACCAAGCTATCTGTATTGCCTCAGATCCTAAATCAAGAGGCAGAAGTGTCTTGGTGTCACTGAACGATCAAATATCTGCTGGATATTACATTACGAAGACAAATGCTAATAGTTTGGATTCATTCAACGTTAGACAAGGGTACTTGGGGAATTttgttaataatgaaatacattattattatccaCCTGTAAAACCACAGGGTTGCCATAAATTTAAACTGAAGAATAAGACAGATGAGGCCAGTGATTTCCATCTGCCTATGGTTTGTATTCTTTATGGTCATCAATCTATCACATCAAAATTACTAGAGTTAGTTCAAGATCACTACGATGGGATTGTTATAGCTACCATGGGTGCTGGTTCTATGCCTGACAAGGTTAACAAGATATGTCTGCAATGTAAGATCCCTATTGTATACTCCAAGAGATCCATGGATGGTATGATTCCTGTGGCTAACTTGCCCACTCCTGAAGAAGGTAAGGAATCTAATATTGTAGCATCTGGGTATTTAAATCCAGAAAAGAGTAGAATTTTATTACAATTATGTCTAGCACAAGATTATTCCATTGGAGAAATAAGACATGTCTTCAGAGGTGTTTATGGTGGTGCATAA
- the NCAS0F02900 gene encoding uncharacterized protein (ancestral locus Anc_5.360): MHNPYSIYEHHSPKSKKTTRKNIRRLVAIETTSFTEEEQNQEVNMSQALKRSISSNAVNNLKRRPSFSGLHRTLSQTSCYSTGSAMSANLRNESFNEFMYFLNGEEYYNKANYLWENLPKETKDVFVARVSTKKRNLNKEDMTYNDIKDLFQGQTAPTKGSFMQYRKKISPYFRQESPGMPESTISKIIGQLYNNELTEKDRKRLKREAEQFYNNETQHRLKEAKKYINKSNKSSCDDPFLEQMELWKGRKELADKIKELNTLMTKLEVPSHAVKSSGVPTPQNKQSLTPIPVEKSTFKKKNTTTSGTTIKVKVKENNKSTTFAASITNQSKKLMKKFKKKKRPAALNLYRNPEDKD, translated from the coding sequence ATGCATAACCCATACTCCATTTATGAACATCATTCTCCCAAGTCTAAGAAAACAACTCGTAAAAATATCCGAAGATTAGTTGCCATTGAAACAACGTCATTTACAGAAGAGGAACAGAATCAGGAAGTCAACATGTCACAAGCGCTAAAGAGGTCAATCTCTAGTAATGCggtaaataatttaaaaagaagACCTTCATTTTCTGGTCTTCATCGAACTTTATCGCAAACAAGTTGTTATAGTACGGGATCTGCCATGTCTGCTAACCTCAGAAATGAATcttttaatgaattcatGTATTTCCTAAACGGGGAAGAATACTATAATAAAGCCAATTATTTATGGGAAAACTTGCCaaaagaaaccaaagaTGTCTTTGTTGCCAGAGTATCAActaagaaaagaaatttgaacaaGGAAGATATGACTTACAATGACATAAAGGATCTATTTCAAGGTCAGACAGCTCCCACAAAAGGATCATTTATGCAGtatagaaaaaaaattagcCCTTACTTTCGTCAGGAATCTCCTGGTATGCCAGAGTCAActatttcaaagattattgGCCAACtttataataatgaattaactGAGAAAGACAGAAAACGGTTAAAGAGAGAGGCTGaacaattttataataACGAGACTCAACATAGGTTAAAGGaagcaaagaaatatattaacAAATCTAATAAGTCAAGCTGTGATGACCCATTTTTGGAGCAGATGGAACTTTGGAAGGGTAGAAAAGAACTCGCtgataaaataaaagaattaaatacTTTGATGACAAAGTTAGAAGTCCCTTCCCATGCGGTGAAGAGCTCGGGAGTGCCAACTCCCCAAAATAAGCAATCTTTAACACCAATTCCAGTGGAGAAGTCCACatttaaaaaaaagaacACAACCACATCCGGAACTACCATTAAAGTCAAggttaaagaaaataataaatcaactACATTCGCAGCCTCAATAACAAATCAATCAAAGAAGTTGATGAAAAagttcaagaagaagaagcgTCCTGCAGCTTTGAATCTTTACAGAAACCCTGAAGATAAAGATTAG
- the TIM11 gene encoding F1F0 ATP synthase subunit e (ancestral locus Anc_5.361) — MSTVNVLRYTALGLGLWCGFRNDLFLRKSAAQRDEEKRYNDELELIREARREYTKLYPVQNSSSSGKLEDIKLDDPNLDFAQVILQAVDSLRTTS; from the coding sequence ATGTCCACCGTTAATGTTTTAAGATATACCGCCCTTGGGCTTGGATTGTGGTGTGGGTTCAGAAATGATTTGTTCTTGAGGAAGAGTGCTGCTCAACGTGATGAGGAGAAGCGTTATAATGACGAATTGGAGTTGATCAGAGAAGCAAGGAGAGAGTACACCAAATTATATCCAGTGCAGAACAGTTCTTCCAGTGGAAAATTAGAAGATATTAAGTTAGATGATCCTAATCTAGATTTTGCTCAGGTTATATTGCAAGCTGTTGATTCGTTGAGGACCACATCCTGA